Genomic DNA from Carassius gibelio isolate Cgi1373 ecotype wild population from Czech Republic chromosome B14, carGib1.2-hapl.c, whole genome shotgun sequence:
AAATACAAAGGTGTTCCTGGTCCAATGACATACGAATAGTTCATAAGGCATTTGGTGTTCAGAACTATATACAATGTACATTTTGCTGTGTACATTAACAATTACTGTACAAACATCTAAAAACAAAGGCATGTTCATAATAGTTTGCATAAATGACTGATATGAGCAGATACTGAACAGTTTGCAAATACAGCCCATGTATTTTGTCAATACTACCAACATACTGAATTGCAGTTCAAAGGTAtgcattaaaaaagaaacattttgcatGAGCAGACTAACACATTTTAGGGGAAAAGGGATTcaacttatatataaaaaaaagaaagaaaaacacttaaCTATGTTCTATTTTTCAGGCTTCTTGCTTAGGGCTCTAAATAACAGCTCGTTGTTGGGTGTTTTAATAGCACCAACTCTGATTCCGAAGAGAATCAAAGCACACGAccaaaacaaagtaaaattacataaaaattatgATGCTGATAGTAGTTAAATAACAATCATTTCAAACCCAACTGTACCGTTACCcaatagaaacaaacaaatgcatgGCTGTAAAGGAAAGCATTCTTTCCCTATGAATTGCAGCACCACAACCCTtgaaataatttttcaattagaaaaaaaatattgcaatattaaaagtgaaaaataaaaaatgctttgacATAATCTGCAATTTCACACATTAGGAAACTTGAAAGAAATAACACACCTAAAGAGACATCACAAGTGCTCATGCGTATGCTTTGTGCAATGTATCAAAACTCGACTTTTGAAACAGAATTAAATAAGCTggatattaaacatttaagtgcAAGCCATGAGTACTGCAGGCTGACCCTAAACTTAAGCTCATGAGCCGGATAGAAGACAACTAACGGGTACAACGTGACCATGACTAATCCAGAAAAAAACAATCATTCTGTGGAAATAAAGCATCACCAAAATTGTTACACTTGAATCTCATGAGTGTATAGCATACTAGAGCACCATAATGCCATTAGTGTAAAGAATACACTACACTAAATCAATTCCAGTCATGCTTTAGTTGTTGTTTGCAGCTGATGGTTTCAGAGTGGCAGCAACAGAAGGCTGTTCTGTGGTGACGATGGTTAAAGCCCATCAAACGTTTCATACCGTTCTGTGATGTTTGTAGATCTGGGCCGGTCATAACCAGCTGTGATTAGAGGTAGAGTAGCTGTGGTCCACCCCAGCATGTGATAAGCCCAGACCGTCTGACTCCAGAGTCCACACCATGCTCTCCACATCGATCTCAACATCCTCTGCAATTTCCAAGCAAATATGATCAACAACACATGTGACTAACTCTACCCCCATTACACAAAGCttgtgaacaaaacaaaaaaactgacatAATagaataatcttttaaaaatagaaactttcatttaaaaagtgtgtgcgtgtgtgtttttaaattcaATTGTTTTAActgattctaataataataatagaacagAAATATTTGAACTCTAACAGCTCATTTAGGAATATGAAGATCTGGTCTGTCTGATGATCACCTCTCTCTGAGTCGGATCTCTCGGAGGACACCGTTGAGCCGAGGCTGTCGTTACGCATCCTCTCTGAACCGCCCTGCAGTTTCTCCAGCCGTGTGCGCAGCTCTCTCTGCTCCCAGCGCAGACGGTCCTTCAGCAGCTCTGCACACTCGTCCTGTTCCTGCAGCTTCTGCAAGCGCACATGAAGAGCCACCGTTAAACCTTCTGTTTGCATCTCATCCAGTCTCTCAATGCATCTCACCAGGATCACAATGACTTGATTCACATCTCTCTGATTGATTAATTAGGTTAGCTCCTTTGTTTGCTGGCagacaaaaacatttgtaaaccATTTTCAGTAAATGTTCTGTTgcaatgtatgcatttatttttaagcatttgtCTTAAATTGGACATTAGTCTTGTAATAGCAATCCTCCAAAAGGGAAGAATTGCGTGCAAAGGCTGCCATTATAGCACTGCATATAAGGGAAATCAACAGGATTCGTACAGTAACTTGCTTTGATTTTAATAACCTATTCAATCTAACAACCATTCATACACAAATGAGATGCGTTACATAAATACTTGATATAGTTTAAGCTTGATGGTAAGAAACAGAAGCAAACTCACTGAGTTAGTTTGTGTTTTACGCCATTCCAGCTTCTGTGGCGAGAAATGTTATGGCTGAATTATATCATGTTTTTAGAATTTCTTTTTGCTAAAAACTCCAAAACTGTATTTGGCTTAACACTTAAAAATCTCAGAAAGAATTAactgaataatgaaaaaaaaagaaagaaaaaaaaacacatacagggATAAATAAAGGGATTCGACAGAGAAAACATGTTGAAGGATCTTCCCCTAGTATTAAAAACGTAATCCCGTCATCATAGAATGACCAATTCTACAGCGGATATAAACAATCTGGTCAAATCGGTTAGAAAATTGATAGAAAATGTCAatactgtattaatattaatCCCACTTTGTTGTCCATTTGTTATTAACAACACAGGAAAAAAATGATTGGCTTTAAATCCATAGAAGGTACAGCACACATTTCAGATCCACCAATAACGATTCTTTTGTCAAACTCACAGAGTAACAGAGTGGAAATCAAACATCAAAAGATGTAACTTTACTTTTCATTAACAATGGAAAAGGGCCTTGAATAAAACAGTTTAATTGAACTATATGATTTTCATAGGGTTATTGCTCAGGGATCTTCAACAAGAATGgccaaaattatattaattatatttacaatttatttcactaataatcaacatttacttACGTAAAACTCTGTGGAAATGAATTTGCTGTCTCTTTTTTGCCAATAAGAGCATAGAATTTCAAAAGGcaaaatatacatattacatGTGTTTAAAGGGGTCCTTTAATGTATATGTGTAcgtacatagatagatagatagatagacagacagacagacagatagacagatagatcttTCTCTCCCAGTTATATCACTGGGTAATTATATAAATTGCAGCCATTTGGGAGCCTTTTAGCCTTTTATGCATGGCATTGAAACTGCTTTTGAGTTTGCGATTGCTTTtcagtttcactttcacttttgagaTTCGTGATTTTGCATGTACTGTTTATACTATGTGCcagtacttaccacacatttCACAAGATTAGAGGTTTTGTCAGTGGTGCTCAGAATCTACAAATCATTTGCCATTGTCGTCAAGTCTCTCTCCTACTTTGTTTATTTGGTAAGTGCAattttatgtactgtaatataaCAGAAAGCCTTATTCGTTTTCTGTGCCTTTCTGAATATGGATTCAAGCTTATGGATTCACCcctaaaaataactgcatttatatgTACAGATAAGTGCAACAGTATTACGTACAATTAAAAAATTCAGAAATTCAAAAGGTATTGTAAATATGCATTGCTGTCaatttttatagttatttatgAATTACTTTACTTACTACAAAAAATGAAGCACTTCTTCCTCGTCTTCTTGTCTGATGCACTCAACCAAGCGTTCTAACCATGACCTGTCCCTCCCCATCCCACAACCATTCGAATTTCCATAGATGGGAttgttttaatgatattctaatggaccgctttgtgatgtcacaaaagcCGAAAAACAAACGCTGTATTCAAAACGAGTCTTTCGTTACAGCTCTTGAAAAGGGACATTTTTGGAAACAAAATGGAGTGGACTTTCAGATTTTTTACTTTGTAGATATTTTTATGTCCAAACATACACACTGACtgaaattcaaaaagtgaaagagcataataggacccctttaagcaTTTGCTGGGTAACAAATACTAAAGATTGTTGCCGAGATGTGCGTGCTATTTTCTGGCAGATACTAACTCTAAAACACTTAACATAGTTTCACAACCAATTCTAGACTGCAACAAAATTCTGATAACatgccttttttatatataatttccacACCTTTCCATAATTACTCATTTgaaataattgtctttattttatagACAACAAATGATCTGATCTCTCTTTATTTATACTTCTGTAAATCATCACTCTTGATATTTTGTTGATATGGTCAAGGTGACTCACCTTGATGTGCAGCTGTGCTTGTCTGAGCAGACTGAGGGTTGTGTTTCTAGATGAATCCGAGGACAGAGGAACCTGCTGCTTCAGCTGCTCCAAACAATGTTTTAACTGAGCTCTCCTACAATCACAAACACATGCAGCAACATAACACTTAACCACATGCAAAACCACAGAGACACACTTCATTTCACTCCAGCTTAAAtgtgtaatataattaattatacaacCATTAGTTCTAGTACTCAAATTTGACTGGCTAAACAGAGCTCCAATCGCACTCAGACTTTTCCCTATGATGTCAATGTTCATGCATTACAGACCAGAGTACAGTATGTGAGCATAGCGTTTTAAAacttaatgctttttttaatttgGCAAAATCGGTCTAAAAATTTAAGTTACTCAACAGCAACTGTTTATTGAACTGCTGCAGAAAGCAATATCACACTCCCACAATGATGGGACCTAATTTCTGAAAAACTGTACTAATATGTAGAACAATAGCACAATTGCAATAttgctgaatgcaaaataaaacttAGTTACCTGTGTTTCTCCAGCTCATTGTGAACAGACCTGAAACAAAGAACCAATAGCTTTACTTAGCCATAACATTTGTTCATATTGAATTCtcactttgttttttgttttttttagatccGTGTGGACAAGCATTTTGTAGACATTGCCTTCTATTTAGATTCACCTACAGTTAAAAGTACTTAATATAATCAATTCAGCACTTAATATTTGGCGACACtgaatatttagcaatattattgacttgattgcacagacactactgATGAGAACTGAGGCCAGCTGCATAAACGGTTTAGACTAGTCTTTAAAAAGTTTGCcatctatttttctttcttcaagactggtcataacttttttaattcagttatgaAAAGGTCTTATTTGTATTGGAAAAGTAAGACAACTTTTgcaactgctagttggtcaaactagcTCTTAAGACACAGTCTATGCAACTAGCCCCTggactgagctggatgatgacattagtgatgggaagttcgattattttccgcgaaccggttctttcggacggttcgattcattaaaccggttgaaaaaaccggttcatcggttctttcacgcgatgacgtaatggcgtcacgtctatcaaacattcaaatatataaagtcagtaatcataactttagtcagttaaaacctcataatcatgaagtttacatttgagttttgcaactacacctaaatacagtaacagcaataatgtgcatatgaggatttaagtcttgaagatataaagtaaataaattaggtgtcatcagcgcagaaaccatgatccactaactaaacataatccattgcgatgtatttgttattaaatgagctTACGTTTctccagattgcccttcatccaagccctcgaaatacctgcgctcataacattactagtacagaatcagaatcaatcaccaaaagaatcccttcggttcagacatgctgtgatcgctgaatcgcgcatgcgcagtatcatcagttcatcggttctcaattcggacgcgtccgacagaaacgattctcggttgagtgtactgatgatccgaaaaccgatgcaaccggttcttgactcgagaacgagaatcgctctaaccggcacgtgctgcagttcagtgtcatcagctgctctactcatgttcatgttctacaaactcaatttgtgaatgtgtcatcattaactacaaatacagtacagatatctcataaatcatcccttattcctattaaacataagagtcttaagaatcttaattattgtccaacttccctgaaaactcatttggcctatacattatatacaatatacagattggaaacattaatctaaaaaaaaaaaataataaaaaaaaatcaaaataaaatatagttattttatcacactttccgatgtttaacaaaatacttacaaaattacacgcatgcgcagtatcatcagttcatcggttctcaattcggacgcgtccgacagaaacgattctcggttgagtgtactggtgatccgaaaaccgaagcaaccggttcttgactcgagaacgagaactgctccagcagtgggcgtgtttgttcattatctggctcggctcagtgttcatcttcagttcggtcttcacagcatttcattcagtgtactgtttgagtaaatggattaccccgggatattggtttattctgactcagagggagtgtcagtcatgttaaaaaagttaacagcttaagtaatttgtggatttatgcttattggagacgtgaaccgtttcaaacgattcagttcgatttggtgaactggttcaaccggttcactaagaagaaccggttaaattgaacgattcgttcacgaatcggccatcactagatGACATCACTGTTTCCTCCAGAGCTGCTTCATAGAAGAACAAAATACTCATTCCATAACTAATGAACGTTACAGAGTTCTTAAACTGAacctttttattcattcattcatataaaaaaagatcaaaagtgGAGGATCGTTGtagaatgaaattaaatattgtcTGAATAACAAGAATCAGTGTTTTAGAAGATGCTCAGAGCTGTACAATAGAAAAACAACACCTTACACTCACCTGCTGTTCCCAGGCGAATGACTCTTTGATTTCTGCTTTTTTCTCTTATCTGTAACTCCTTTACTGTAGAATGGAAGCACTGAGGCATAACCGTGCTCGGCCTCTGAAAATGAATAATACATCACATGAGTGATTAATAGCCCGGCCTACTTACTTTTATAAACGATTCTTTTATACAAGCGAAAAATTAAATGATTTCGGATATATGACCGTTGCCTGGTTATAAATCTGAGTTGACAGACAAATATTAAGGTTCTACTATACCAGATACCTGCTATATGTCAGCATCTCATCATCAGATCAGCTGTATGTGAGACCGCTTTCTGGTTTTGGCGCCATCGAACGATTTGACTATTTTGAAATCAGTGCTTCCACTGTAACAATGTATCCAGTAATCACGCGACGTCTTTGATGAACCGCTGTAAACTGTAGCAGAATAACGGACAGCGCTGCTACATTTTCAAATCTATGACGATTTCGCGCCTTTGTGTACAACACAGAACTGAAATGTAGGTCACCGAGCCAAATGACACAATAATATCAGCAACAAAAGCGATGTTTACCGCTCTACAGATACACAAACAAAcctctgcaaaaaaataaaacacagccaGTGCCCACATGAGTAAATAAATAGTGCAAACATTAATGATTTTGTGCAAAACACAAGCAAACATTAGACTGTCCAAAACGGCTTCGGTTTCAAAGCAAACAATGTGAAAGAAATAACGCGTCTAATACCTCTTTCTCTCCGCTCCAGATACTCAGCTGCCTGCAGAAGCACTTGGATGTTGCATGTGTTAACCTCCATTTCTGAcaaacaaatgttattttgaaagCGCCAAGATCGAAACTGATCTATTGAAGTGTAGAGCAGAGTTCGGCTGATCCAGCTCGCCACGTCATTCGCGTCAGACGCGTCACGCCACGCCCCCCTCCGCGCTGACGCGACCGCTCCCTTCAACTGACACAAAAACAACGCACGTTATGtatgcatatttttgttttttgtttgtgttttaggttttcatgtttattattgtaGTCATCTCTTTTGTAGTCATCTCTATTGTAGTCATCATTTGACTGTGCTTAttgaagtttcataaaaaaaaacgttatacTAGTATTTGTGCTTGGCCATTGATGGGAGATTTAATTAAAGACGAGGACAACTTTCActatatgttatttaaatatttttttatccaaGCCAATTGATTGAAATTTATTGGCCTTGGCCATAATTCGGGCTTTTATTTTGTTACACTTTTTTGATTCTCATGAATATGATAAAAACTGTAAACGTATTTTaagcaattatattttaataagaaataaaatttattgaacaaataatatttttaattaactagtgatctatctatctatctatctatagatgtgtgtgtgtatatatatatatacactctcacacacacacacacaaacatatatacatacagttcTTTGCAAAAGTCTTAGGAAACTAGTATTttcaaacaaaaaatggttttaagtctgttatttctgtcttttgctgtagtgtgtcagtaggaaatatcaatttgcatttccaaaccatcatcagtctgtctggaataacatgaagaaacagatgaaactgagacagactcagacTCAGAAGAACTGTGCCAATGTCTATGGAAATGTCTACTTCAAttgtaaaaatgcatatttaaaataatgtttaacgTATAATGATACACCCACCATGATAATGAGACCTTGATCTTATTAGTATGTGCTCTTGTGTAATAAATATTGAATGTGACAAGTGAGATAATATAGGACAACAAAACTGAAATCCCGAAGgcttttattttatgaaacatttatttatgcaaataaaaacatttaacacaTTCAAACAAGTCTCTCATGACAATTCAAAAtacacaatttaataaaataataaatatcaatgcttaaataatgtaattaaaagtatgtaaattaaaaaccagaaaaaaagaaaaacattaaacgAAAACAAGTACAATAAATGGTACCTTTCTTTAATCTACAAACAAAATGTGCAAtaacaatagtaaaatattttaaacaataccTAAATGAGCAGATATTAATTTTCAATACATCTTACGCGAAAGGGTTTACGAGGCCTAACGTTACAGGCGCCTTTTTCATTTTACAACGCATTCTTACACCGGAAGTAACAGTGTGACGTCAGTTTGTTATTCGCACCAGCTGATCATCAGCCAGAGCCTGCGGAAAACACTAACGTTACTCACACGCATCGAAACATTACTCTTCTCGAAAATCGCAAACACAATATCGTTTTCGTAGAATTAGTTGGAAAACGCGACAGAGCGGTAAATGATTATAAATGAATCCAGCGGTTCGTTTAGTCGCGTGAGCTCTCGAGTCAAACACACTGGCCTGCTGCTCCTGAAGGACCCTCGTCTGAAGCCTTGTTTTGACGCTCTGCCTCCAAGTTATTATATAACACGATGGAAACGATTCTTATCTGCTTAGGAAGTCGTCTCTTGAACGGTTTCGCTGGAGACATATAAAAAACGCCAGTGCCTAACACATTACTTTCAATGCAAATCCGCTAGATCACAAGCACAACTCTTCCGTCTGAGAGAAAATGTGGTGGAAACTCTTCTTTCTGCTCctgtattttttcatgttattcatcCTGGCTC
This window encodes:
- the mxd3 gene encoding max dimerization protein 3 isoform X2 — its product is MEVNTCNIQVLLQAAEYLERREREAEHGYASVLPFYSKGVTDKRKKQKSKSHSPGNSRSVHNELEKHRRAQLKHCLEQLKQQVPLSSDSSRNTTLSLLRQAQLHIKKLQEQDECAELLKDRLRWEQRELRTRLEKLQGGSERMRNDSLGSTVSSERSDSEREDVEIDVESMVWTLESDGLGLSHAGVDHSYSTSNHSWL
- the mxd3 gene encoding max dimerization protein 3 isoform X1, encoding MEVNTCNIQVLLQAAEYLERREREAEHGYASVLPFYSKGVTDKRKKQKSKSHSPGNSRSVHNELEKHRRAQLKHCLEQLKQQVPLSSDSSRNTTLSLLRQAQLHIKKLEWRKTQTNSKLQEQDECAELLKDRLRWEQRELRTRLEKLQGGSERMRNDSLGSTVSSERSDSEREDVEIDVESMVWTLESDGLGLSHAGVDHSYSTSNHSWL